GGGAAATATGAATCTTTATCTCAACCTCAATTAGCAACTATCAGCAAACCAAAAATGTCTGATGCGGATAAGGATCTAATCATTTCACTTCATAAGCAAGGATTCAGCATGGGAAAGATTGCTAAACAGATTGGAGTATCTAAGGATGTCGTCAAATATCAAATACGAAAGAAAAAGGGGAAAGCAAAATGAGTGTTTTAAAGGCGTGTAGCAAGCTTGCAGAAAATAACTGTGCCAGTTTCATCAATGGCAAATGTCTTGGCGATATAAGCTGTCCTGTGTTTAATCAAGTAATATGTGAAGGGTTACGCTGTCCCTACTTTGAAACAGCCGTCCTTCCTGCTGATAAGAACTTGCAAGAGTCTTACAGTGTTGAAGTACTAAAGGCAACGGCTAGACACTCATCTAAGAAGTGTAAAGGCTGCGGAAACACCTTTAAGACAGATAACTACAGGATTCAATACTGTGGTGATAGATGCAGAAACCACGGCAAGAAAAAAGCTAATAGAATAGCAGATTCAAAGTACAGGCAAAACGAGAAATCAGCTTTAATTAAAGCTTGATATATATGCATTTGTAAGGGGTGGAAATAGAAAGTGATACCTAAGTACCCCACCCCTTTATTTTAAGCTACTAATTTCTCGTACAAGCCCCTATTCAGAAGTTATGGAAACCCCACCACAAAATTTTTTATAGGTAACGGAGTTATCTATAAAACGAAAAATCCCTAACCACCCTTCTTTAATTTAGTCCCCTAGCAAATTTGCAAGGTAATCACATAGTGAGTAAAAGTAATTACGTAAGATTTATCCTCAGTGGCACTGT
This window of the Mesobacillus jeotgali genome carries:
- a CDS encoding cysteine-rich VLP protein, producing MSVLKACSKLAENNCASFINGKCLGDISCPVFNQVICEGLRCPYFETAVLPADKNLQESYSVEVLKATARHSSKKCKGCGNTFKTDNYRIQYCGDRCRNHGKKKANRIADSKYRQNEKSALIKA